Proteins encoded in a region of the Atopobium sp. oral taxon 416 genome:
- a CDS encoding hexose kinase: MILTVTMNPSIDTAYSLDHLAINDVNHVAPHKTAGGKGLNVSRVLVQLRDQVLATGLLGGHMGALLSDLMKEDNIPNDFTPIAGESRTCLSILHEGNQTELLESGPVVSEEELNTFIAHFTKLVEKASVVTMSGSLPRGLPANTYATLVAIARQNNVPVLLDTSGTSLKAALVIDTKPTLVKPNLKEINGLLNTSFASNETDKLMDTLTQDNRFAGIEWVVVSMGKDGSIALHNGKRLRAHSASIKAVNATGSGDSTIAGFAHAIAGGADEKTTLKIGNVCGTLNAMDLQTGHLKMDSWDDIFAHTTVEEF, translated from the coding sequence ATGATTCTCACAGTCACTATGAATCCCTCAATCGATACCGCTTACTCGCTTGATCATCTTGCAATTAACGATGTGAACCATGTGGCTCCGCACAAGACCGCAGGTGGCAAGGGATTGAACGTGAGCCGTGTACTTGTTCAGTTAAGAGATCAAGTATTAGCTACCGGCCTTCTCGGTGGTCATATGGGAGCCCTACTTTCTGATCTTATGAAAGAAGACAATATTCCCAATGACTTCACACCCATTGCAGGTGAAAGCCGCACATGCTTGAGTATCTTACACGAAGGTAATCAAACCGAACTTTTGGAGAGTGGACCTGTTGTAAGCGAAGAAGAACTTAACACTTTTATCGCACACTTCACTAAGCTCGTAGAGAAAGCCTCCGTTGTGACCATGTCCGGCAGTCTTCCTCGTGGTCTTCCCGCCAACACCTATGCAACACTTGTTGCTATCGCACGCCAGAACAACGTCCCGGTACTTCTCGATACCTCTGGTACCTCTTTGAAAGCAGCACTTGTGATAGACACAAAACCTACCCTTGTTAAGCCCAATCTGAAAGAGATCAACGGCCTGCTCAACACATCCTTTGCATCAAACGAGACAGACAAACTTATGGATACATTGACACAGGATAATCGTTTTGCAGGGATCGAGTGGGTCGTTGTCTCAATGGGCAAGGATGGTTCTATCGCTCTTCATAACGGGAAACGATTGCGTGCTCATTCAGCTTCAATCAAAGCAGTCAACGCAACAGGCTCAGGAGACTCAACGATCGCAGGCTTTGCACATGCAATTGCTGGTGGTGCTGATGAAAAGACAACCTTAAAAATCGGAAACGTCTGCGGCACTTTAAATGCAATGGATCTACAGACAGGACATCTGAAGATGGATAGCTGGGACGATATCTTCGCACACACAACCGTAGAAGAGTTTTAG
- a CDS encoding PTS sugar transporter subunit IIA, producing MIWEELETNRILLNTDANRMEDVMQTVGGKLIELGYGKESYVQALIDREREYPTGLDINGVGVAIPHTEVEHVNKSGIAIATLKHSVIFEDMGSEGDVNVQLVFVLAVTDPHEHIEELQRIIQILQDGNTLTKILNSASEESVIDTIKEKEQTL from the coding sequence ATGATTTGGGAAGAACTCGAAACCAATCGAATTTTACTTAATACGGATGCGAACCGCATGGAAGATGTCATGCAGACCGTGGGCGGCAAACTGATTGAACTGGGATACGGTAAAGAGAGCTATGTTCAAGCCCTCATTGACCGTGAACGAGAGTATCCTACTGGTCTTGATATCAATGGAGTAGGTGTTGCAATACCACACACTGAAGTAGAGCATGTCAACAAAAGTGGCATCGCTATTGCTACTTTAAAACATTCAGTCATCTTCGAAGATATGGGATCAGAAGGTGATGTAAATGTACAACTCGTATTCGTGCTTGCAGTCACTGATCCTCATGAACATATAGAAGAGTTACAGCGCATCATTCAAATTCTTCAGGATGGCAATACACTGACCAAGATTTTGAATAGTGCTAGTGAAGAAAGCGTCATAGATACCATCAAAGAAAAGGAGCAAACATTATGA
- a CDS encoding MupG family TIM beta-alpha barrel fold protein → MECGISLYLSSGADFASKIVEKASLAGIHYAFTSLQIPEEDGIDDAAGAKKLLALCRDHNIKLICDISPATLAKLGCRDYFELRRLGIEYVRLDDGFDARQTVELSGSFHVVFNASTITEEDIAAWRRAGADFTRFSACHNFYPKPLTGLSIDYVAAVNRRLKDLGFKTMAFVPGDETLRGPLMQGLPTVEAHRGDTGDELVCDMLELGSVATDIVLIGDPDVSDHVWQRIGELSCGYVSLGCEVEEPFHYIFDRAQHDRPDSSPWVLRSQESRCWKDVPEAPEADRHGEVQVQPGDILMSTKAYGRYTGELEIARQSFALDARDRIIGHIAESDRIFLPYLVRGAGFRLRNVRRSL, encoded by the coding sequence ATGGAGTGCGGCATATCGCTCTATCTCTCATCTGGGGCAGACTTTGCGTCGAAAATCGTGGAAAAGGCATCGCTTGCTGGTATCCACTACGCCTTCACGTCGCTTCAGATACCGGAGGAGGATGGCATCGACGATGCGGCGGGGGCGAAGAAGCTCCTTGCGCTCTGCCGTGATCACAACATCAAGCTCATCTGCGACATATCGCCGGCGACGCTCGCAAAGCTCGGATGCCGCGACTATTTCGAGCTCAGGCGCCTGGGTATCGAGTATGTGAGACTCGATGACGGGTTTGATGCCAGACAGACGGTGGAGCTCTCGGGCAGCTTCCATGTGGTCTTCAATGCTTCGACAATTACGGAGGAAGATATAGCGGCCTGGCGGCGCGCAGGAGCAGACTTCACGCGCTTCAGTGCCTGCCACAACTTCTATCCGAAGCCGCTCACGGGGCTCTCGATCGACTACGTGGCTGCTGTGAACAGGAGGCTCAAGGACCTCGGTTTCAAGACGATGGCATTCGTGCCGGGAGACGAGACACTGCGCGGACCTCTTATGCAGGGCCTTCCTACGGTCGAAGCACATAGAGGGGATACTGGTGATGAGCTCGTGTGCGACATGCTCGAGCTTGGCTCTGTTGCGACGGATATCGTACTCATCGGCGATCCCGATGTATCCGATCATGTCTGGCAGCGCATTGGTGAGCTTTCCTGCGGATACGTGAGCCTTGGCTGCGAGGTCGAAGAGCCTTTCCACTACATTTTCGACCGCGCGCAGCATGACAGGCCGGACTCCTCGCCCTGGGTCTTGCGCTCGCAGGAGTCGAGGTGCTGGAAGGATGTGCCGGAGGCGCCCGAGGCAGACAGGCACGGTGAGGTCCAGGTGCAGCCGGGAGACATCCTTATGAGCACGAAGGCGTATGGCCGCTACACAGGAGAACTCGAGATTGCACGCCAGAGCTTTGCGCTCGATGCACGTGACAGGATTATCGGCCATATCGCAGAGTCAGACCGTATCTTCCTGCCGTATCTCGTGCGAGGAGCAGGCTTCAGGCTTCGGAATGTGAGAAGAAGTCTCTGA
- a CDS encoding BglG family transcription antiterminator, whose protein sequence is MNHRTAEIVQLLAEGSKLTLSGLAQHFNVSERTIRNDIASLNDSLLHAGRAGVTLERSGAVVCPEDPSHLLTEDIPLDTSNYQPTPTERVSLACIHILCTDKPTTIAEVAEKLHISRNTLVKSLPEIRTKVSEAGLTFRSQASKGITIKGDERSKRHLLLQLFLDLKESPAATLLPIQPDLDKEKRDSIDAILSQQEEQWGCVLTGYAHHHVLSYLCIAQMRSSKGMQITQAQHSDSILHDMACNIWISIVQMYKLEHDEAEVDTLADLLEKQRYIRRDLQPSSAPKVQLLTKILIERLSDELGINLNDDFIFFENLSNHLESVLKPDPVEYPDTPLVREVVQQNKPIVDAVRACDDTVRSHIHRELTDLEIGYIALHVCAAIERKKEQNPDLRIILASNAGVGTSQLLIQELRHRFNIQISSTVTAHEAEKLSPTDADLVISTVPLESCAVGWTQVSPLLKETDQLKLSQTIDLLRSAQSLSATASKSRNNTEPSAQGVVSTIAPIVYDLDSSHAPQLMRAIRRAVNSYFAEDTQHTDNPSSPAAHDFLRPSHIRLDVACSDWREAIRESARVLVRGGYIEPRYVDACIKNVEENGPYIVLCPGFAMPHEGIDQGSLEVGFSLIRLAKPINFGSEENDPVEFVCCFSAVDHKKHLHAFFNLINMMRKPGVRESLREATTPDEAALILQMEEIGLSK, encoded by the coding sequence ATGAACCATAGGACGGCAGAAATTGTCCAGCTTCTTGCAGAGGGATCCAAGCTGACACTTTCTGGCCTTGCTCAACACTTTAATGTGTCCGAGCGCACAATACGAAATGATATAGCAAGTCTCAATGACTCACTACTACACGCTGGACGCGCGGGCGTAACGCTCGAACGTTCAGGTGCAGTTGTATGCCCAGAAGACCCTTCGCACCTATTAACAGAGGATATTCCACTCGATACCTCAAACTATCAGCCAACACCTACAGAGCGTGTTAGTCTTGCATGTATCCACATCCTCTGTACCGATAAACCAACAACCATTGCAGAAGTGGCAGAAAAACTGCATATTAGCCGTAATACTTTAGTTAAAAGCTTACCAGAGATCCGTACCAAAGTCAGTGAGGCTGGACTTACCTTTCGCTCACAGGCAAGCAAAGGTATTACGATTAAAGGTGACGAGCGCTCAAAACGTCATCTCTTGTTGCAACTCTTCTTAGATTTAAAAGAAAGTCCTGCGGCAACACTGTTGCCAATTCAGCCGGATCTTGACAAAGAAAAAAGAGATTCTATCGATGCTATCCTCTCTCAACAAGAAGAGCAGTGGGGTTGTGTATTAACTGGCTATGCGCACCACCATGTCTTGAGCTATCTCTGCATTGCACAAATGCGCAGCTCCAAAGGTATGCAGATTACACAGGCTCAACATAGTGACAGTATCTTGCATGATATGGCATGTAATATTTGGATCAGTATCGTACAAATGTACAAACTGGAACACGATGAAGCAGAAGTAGATACGCTTGCGGATTTACTAGAAAAGCAACGGTACATCCGTCGTGACCTTCAACCTTCCAGTGCTCCAAAGGTACAGCTGCTGACAAAGATTCTCATTGAACGCCTTTCAGATGAGCTAGGCATCAATTTGAATGATGATTTCATCTTCTTTGAAAATCTCTCGAATCACTTAGAATCCGTTCTAAAACCCGATCCCGTTGAATATCCAGACACTCCTTTAGTGCGTGAGGTTGTACAACAGAACAAGCCAATCGTAGATGCAGTACGTGCCTGTGACGATACAGTTCGCTCACATATTCACCGCGAACTGACAGATCTAGAGATAGGCTATATTGCTTTACATGTTTGCGCAGCTATTGAGCGCAAAAAGGAACAAAATCCAGACCTTCGCATCATACTTGCTAGTAACGCTGGTGTTGGTACATCTCAACTCTTAATACAAGAACTACGGCATCGTTTCAATATACAGATTTCAAGTACTGTTACCGCGCATGAAGCTGAGAAGCTTTCTCCTACCGATGCTGATCTTGTCATCTCGACTGTACCTTTAGAATCTTGCGCAGTCGGATGGACACAGGTATCCCCACTTCTTAAAGAAACAGACCAACTAAAGCTCTCTCAAACTATTGACTTATTGCGCAGCGCGCAAAGCCTTTCTGCTACAGCATCGAAATCGAGAAACAATACTGAGCCTTCTGCTCAAGGGGTAGTGAGTACAATAGCGCCAATTGTCTACGATTTAGATAGTAGTCACGCTCCGCAGTTGATGCGCGCTATCCGCCGGGCAGTCAATAGTTACTTTGCCGAAGATACGCAACACACCGACAATCCATCCTCTCCTGCTGCACATGATTTTTTGAGACCCTCACATATTCGTCTCGACGTTGCGTGTAGTGATTGGAGAGAAGCCATCCGTGAGAGTGCTCGGGTATTAGTAAGGGGTGGCTATATAGAACCACGCTACGTAGATGCTTGCATTAAAAACGTTGAAGAAAATGGACCTTACATCGTACTGTGTCCAGGTTTTGCAATGCCTCATGAAGGAATCGATCAAGGTTCACTTGAAGTTGGCTTCTCACTGATTCGGTTAGCAAAACCTATCAATTTTGGATCAGAGGAGAACGACCCTGTCGAGTTCGTCTGTTGCTTCTCTGCTGTGGACCATAAAAAGCATCTCCATGCCTTCTTTAATCTCATTAACATGATGAGGAAACCTGGGGTCAGAGAGTCACTCCGTGAAGCTACTACGCCTGATGAGGCAGCGCTTATCCTTCAGATGGAAGAGATTGGTCTAAGCAAGTAG
- a CDS encoding transposase — protein MFRAGTAELGIGNGRVEAINNKIKMTVRMGYGFRNTDNLIGVLILRCSDSRPTLPGRAEESTKKKAA, from the coding sequence GTGTTCAGGGCAGGGACGGCCGAGCTTGGCATAGGCAACGGCCGCGTCGAGGCGATCAACAACAAGATCAAGATGACGGTCAGGATGGGCTATGGCTTCCGCAACACCGACAACCTCATCGGAGTGCTCATATTGAGGTGCTCCGACAGCAGGCCGACGCTTCCGGGAAGGGCCGAGGAAAGCACGAAGAAGAAGGCTGCTTAG
- a CDS encoding PTS galactitol transporter subunit IIC, translated as MWEIISNIINYIVDMGASVMLPIVIFIISIIVGVKPGKALPAALTLGVGFVGLGLIVGLMNNQLGPAAEAMSERFGLSLSVVDIGWPGNSPIVWASEIATIAIPVAIGVNILMLLLKWTHTVNIDIWNIWHMTCTGAIAYVVTGNFWIGILGVVVHAIIAYKLGDLWAPLTTDYFELDGITIPHGTSATMAPIACVVDAIIDKIPGLNKIDINADNLQDKIGPFGQPVVMGFILGAVIGLLAGYTPSEFLPLGINMAAVMVLMPKIVKCIMDGLVPLTERAREVMNKRFHGEQYYIGLDPAILLGDSQVVTAGLIFVPLTLFIAVLVPGNRVLPFADLATIGFFIAMAVAVHRGNLFRTIISGFFIMYMTIWISNQTIPWLTALGVSVGAIEAGSTIASLDQGGNPITYVFTQIFTQENMPGMIVIAVIYIICWIFAVHTSRQRAAELAALRY; from the coding sequence ATGTGGGAAATTATATCAAACATTATAAATTATATAGTCGATATGGGTGCGTCTGTTATGCTACCCATAGTAATTTTCATCATCTCTATAATCGTTGGAGTTAAGCCCGGAAAAGCTCTACCTGCAGCACTTACATTAGGAGTTGGCTTTGTAGGCCTTGGCTTAATCGTTGGCTTAATGAATAACCAGCTAGGACCTGCGGCAGAAGCTATGAGTGAACGTTTCGGCCTGTCACTCAGTGTTGTTGATATTGGTTGGCCAGGCAACTCCCCAATCGTTTGGGCAAGCGAGATCGCTACAATCGCAATACCTGTAGCCATCGGTGTCAATATCTTGATGCTCCTTCTAAAGTGGACTCATACAGTAAATATTGATATCTGGAACATCTGGCACATGACCTGTACGGGAGCAATCGCCTATGTAGTCACTGGAAACTTCTGGATTGGTATCTTAGGCGTTGTTGTACACGCAATCATTGCATATAAACTCGGCGATCTCTGGGCTCCGCTTACTACTGACTACTTCGAACTCGATGGTATTACCATCCCACACGGAACCAGTGCAACAATGGCACCAATCGCTTGCGTTGTCGATGCAATCATCGACAAGATCCCTGGCCTCAATAAGATCGATATCAATGCAGATAACTTGCAAGATAAGATTGGGCCATTTGGCCAACCGGTTGTTATGGGCTTTATCTTAGGTGCCGTAATCGGCCTCTTAGCAGGATATACTCCCTCAGAGTTCCTTCCTTTAGGTATCAACATGGCTGCCGTTATGGTCTTAATGCCGAAGATCGTCAAGTGCATTATGGATGGCCTTGTTCCACTTACTGAACGTGCTCGTGAAGTTATGAATAAACGTTTCCACGGAGAACAGTACTATATTGGTCTAGATCCTGCTATTTTGCTCGGCGACTCACAAGTTGTAACTGCTGGTCTCATTTTTGTACCCTTAACGCTATTCATTGCTGTCCTTGTCCCTGGCAACCGTGTTCTTCCCTTCGCGGACCTTGCTACCATTGGCTTCTTCATCGCAATGGCAGTGGCAGTGCACAGAGGTAACCTGTTCCGTACGATAATCTCTGGTTTCTTTATCATGTATATGACCATCTGGATCTCCAACCAGACTATCCCTTGGCTTACTGCACTCGGTGTCTCAGTTGGTGCTATCGAAGCAGGCTCTACCATCGCTTCTCTCGATCAAGGTGGCAACCCGATCACGTATGTCTTCACACAGATTTTTACTCAAGAAAACATGCCAGGTATGATCGTAATTGCAGTAATTTACATCATCTGCTGGATCTTTGCGGTTCACACTTCACGCCAACGTGCTGCTGAACTTGCAGCTCTTCGCTACTGA
- a CDS encoding transposase, which translates to MRATLKAHQSKKGGAWRIGYKAHIGVDTAGGLVHGVETIA; encoded by the coding sequence TTGCGCGCGACCCTTAAAGCGCACCAGTCCAAGAAAGGGGGAGCCTGGCGTATCGGATACAAGGCGCATATCGGCGTGGATACCGCAGGTGGCCTTGTGCATGGTGTGGAGACGATCGCCTAG
- a CDS encoding class II fructose-bisphosphate aldolase translates to MLTTTKEMLLNAQAGHYAVGAFNVENLEFVMAVIKAAEDKNSPVIMQTTPGTIKYANLDYFVAMVTTAAKSVRIPIALHLDHGDSFGRCMQALRAGYTSIMIDGSHVPFEDNIILTSSVTKVAGSMGVPVEAELGKVGGKEDDRPAVEGENPFTDPAEAEEFVARTHCTSLAVGVGTAHGIYKGTPHIEQEILKEIRKHVDIPLVLHGTSGVPDNQVAEAIQNGICKVNYATELRQAFTKGFMGYMIQNPACFDPKKPSKEGMHNIYQVVCSHMDNLGSTNKA, encoded by the coding sequence ATGCTTACCACAACAAAAGAGATGCTTTTGAACGCACAAGCCGGTCACTACGCAGTAGGTGCCTTTAATGTCGAGAACCTTGAGTTTGTAATGGCAGTCATTAAAGCCGCTGAAGATAAAAACTCTCCTGTCATAATGCAAACCACTCCAGGGACGATAAAGTACGCAAATCTGGACTACTTTGTCGCAATGGTCACAACCGCAGCAAAGAGTGTACGTATTCCGATAGCGCTGCATCTTGATCATGGTGATAGCTTTGGACGCTGTATGCAAGCACTCCGTGCAGGTTATACCTCCATTATGATCGACGGTTCACATGTACCCTTTGAAGACAACATAATCCTCACTTCCTCCGTCACCAAAGTAGCAGGCTCTATGGGAGTTCCTGTAGAAGCAGAACTCGGTAAAGTTGGTGGTAAGGAAGATGACAGACCGGCAGTAGAGGGAGAAAACCCTTTCACTGATCCAGCAGAAGCCGAGGAGTTCGTTGCGCGCACCCACTGCACCTCACTTGCAGTTGGGGTGGGAACCGCTCATGGTATATACAAAGGAACCCCACACATCGAGCAGGAAATCTTAAAGGAAATCCGCAAACATGTCGATATCCCCTTAGTTTTACATGGAACCTCTGGAGTACCTGACAATCAAGTAGCAGAGGCCATCCAAAACGGTATCTGCAAAGTCAACTATGCAACCGAGTTGCGCCAAGCATTTACTAAAGGATTTATGGGCTATATGATCCAAAATCCTGCATGCTTTGATCCGAAGAAGCCGAGCAAAGAAGGTATGCATAACATCTATCAAGTAGTTTGTTCGCATATGGACAACTTAGGCTCAACCAATAAGGCTTAA
- a CDS encoding transposase produces the protein MDPFHVVQGITDTLDEVRCKEWQVAKKAADAIKGSRFALVQGLGAKKRTCGPCSGQGRPSLA, from the coding sequence ATGGACCCGTTCCATGTCGTGCAAGGGATAACCGATACGCTCGACGAGGTGCGCTGTAAGGAATGGCAGGTTGCGAAGAAGGCCGCCGACGCGATCAAGGGCAGCCGCTTCGCGCTTGTTCAGGGCCTGGGAGCTAAAAAGAGGACCTGCGGGCCGTGTTCAGGGCAGGGACGGCCGAGCTTGGCATAG
- the gatB gene encoding PTS galactitol transporter subunit IIB has product MKKKVIVACGGAVATSTIAANHVKDLAKKNDIDVDICQCRISEIPSHLDDAVLIVPTSRIKKDYGIPCITGMPFISGIGVEKTERAILAVLNKS; this is encoded by the coding sequence ATGAAAAAGAAAGTCATTGTAGCCTGTGGCGGCGCAGTTGCAACTTCAACTATTGCTGCCAACCATGTAAAGGATCTTGCAAAAAAGAACGACATCGATGTCGATATATGTCAATGTCGTATTTCTGAAATCCCTTCCCATCTAGATGATGCAGTGCTGATTGTTCCTACATCCCGCATTAAGAAGGACTATGGAATCCCCTGCATAACTGGTATGCCATTTATTTCTGGAATTGGAGTAGAGAAGACTGAACGAGCAATTCTTGCTGTACTCAATAAAAGTTAG
- a CDS encoding galactitol-1-phosphate 5-dehydrogenase produces MTEKMMAGVVHANDDIRYEAIDKPEPKVGEVLVKVKYTGICGSDVPRVLGDACHFYPNVLGHEFSGVVSEVGDRVESVKPGDRVAGVPLIPCMKCEDCKRGNFSLCKHYIFIGSRKFGSFAEYVCVPEQNVIKFDDSVSFEQAALFEPTTIALHGLERLDYHGGKNVAIVGGGTIGMFTMLWAKAFGARELTVFDVVPEKLEFARELGATSTINSKDKDWLAQALALTGGRGYDYVYETAGSALTAKMLFQLVCNRGQACLIGTPTSEIKFSVDEWECLNRKEFTLTGSWMSYSAPFPGHEWTLTADAYRTGMIPFDEGIIFKKFPLSQIDRAFDMYRMRGAVKGKILIDSET; encoded by the coding sequence ATGACGGAAAAAATGATGGCAGGTGTCGTCCACGCAAATGACGATATCCGCTACGAAGCAATTGACAAGCCAGAGCCAAAAGTGGGCGAAGTTCTTGTAAAGGTTAAATACACTGGCATCTGTGGTTCCGATGTACCACGCGTGTTAGGTGACGCCTGCCACTTCTATCCCAATGTATTGGGTCACGAATTTTCTGGTGTCGTCTCAGAAGTAGGAGACAGGGTTGAGTCGGTAAAGCCCGGAGATCGCGTGGCCGGAGTACCTTTGATTCCCTGTATGAAATGTGAGGATTGTAAACGAGGTAATTTCTCACTCTGTAAGCACTATATTTTCATTGGTTCTCGTAAGTTTGGCAGCTTTGCTGAATATGTCTGCGTACCTGAACAGAATGTAATTAAATTCGATGATTCAGTCTCCTTTGAGCAAGCTGCACTCTTTGAACCAACGACTATTGCCTTACACGGTCTTGAACGGCTCGATTACCATGGTGGTAAAAATGTTGCAATCGTAGGTGGCGGTACTATTGGTATGTTCACCATGCTGTGGGCAAAAGCATTTGGTGCTCGTGAACTGACGGTGTTTGATGTTGTTCCTGAAAAGCTTGAATTTGCTAGGGAGCTCGGAGCTACCAGTACTATCAATTCAAAAGATAAGGATTGGCTGGCCCAAGCACTCGCTTTAACAGGTGGTCGTGGTTATGACTACGTATATGAAACCGCTGGTAGTGCTCTTACTGCTAAGATGCTCTTTCAGTTAGTTTGCAACAGAGGTCAGGCATGTCTGATTGGTACCCCAACCTCAGAGATTAAATTCTCTGTCGACGAATGGGAATGCCTCAACCGTAAAGAGTTCACACTTACAGGTTCCTGGATGAGCTACAGTGCTCCATTCCCGGGACACGAGTGGACCCTTACAGCAGATGCCTATCGCACTGGCATGATTCCTTTTGATGAGGGAATTATCTTTAAAAAGTTCCCCCTCTCCCAGATCGATCGGGCATTTGATATGTACCGCATGCGTGGAGCTGTTAAAGGCAAAATTCTAATAGACAGTGAAACATAA
- a CDS encoding DeoR/GlpR family DNA-binding transcription regulator: protein MTEFAEERRTEILKLLDKNASVQVSEIAQQFGVSRVTARSDLDTLAKDGKLRRTHGGAVSLGRALTVSVQDKRMNVNVEAKRLIAERAAEFVQDSMSVLVDTGTTGLALVRALRERRGLMIITADLTIADYVDRSLPESDVFLLGGKLRKGHRYVTGPATVRALSTLHPDISFVCPTAYSSQNGFATNFEGMAQLKQAFLKCAAVTYVMMDAEKINAPGLFSFGFPKDADAIICDSDPIGIMADATEDISTRLILAK from the coding sequence ATGACAGAATTCGCTGAGGAACGCCGTACAGAAATTCTCAAGCTTCTGGATAAGAATGCCTCAGTACAGGTCTCAGAGATTGCACAGCAGTTCGGTGTGTCTCGAGTGACTGCACGCTCAGATTTAGATACTCTTGCAAAGGATGGAAAGCTTCGCCGTACACACGGTGGTGCTGTCTCACTCGGTCGTGCACTTACTGTCTCTGTTCAGGATAAACGTATGAATGTTAATGTGGAAGCGAAGCGTCTTATTGCCGAACGAGCAGCAGAATTTGTACAAGATTCTATGTCCGTTTTGGTTGATACCGGTACAACAGGGCTTGCTCTTGTTCGTGCTTTGCGTGAACGTAGAGGCCTTATGATTATTACTGCAGACCTAACCATTGCAGATTATGTAGATAGATCGCTACCAGAGTCAGATGTCTTCCTACTTGGGGGCAAGCTGCGTAAAGGTCATCGCTACGTAACTGGCCCTGCTACTGTACGTGCGCTCTCTACACTCCACCCTGATATTAGTTTTGTGTGTCCTACGGCTTATTCATCACAGAATGGCTTTGCTACAAACTTTGAAGGCATGGCACAACTGAAGCAGGCTTTCTTGAAGTGTGCTGCTGTTACCTACGTGATGATGGATGCGGAGAAAATAAATGCACCCGGGCTCTTTAGTTTCGGTTTCCCTAAGGATGCAGATGCAATCATCTGCGACAGTGATCCTATTGGCATCATGGCTGATGCTACAGAGGATATCTCGACGCGACTCATCTTAGCGAAATAG
- a CDS encoding aldose 1-epimerase family protein: protein MELSITSGKLTVGLTTKGGTLISIKAGGLEYLWQGDPTVWSGQAPICFPICGSLRNNTATTLDGDTINLPRHGFARKQEFTLIDQTKDSATFALATTPILKEQYPFDFEFRSHYQIADATLTVTFEVINHGNKDLPFYIGGHPAFRCPLEIGKSYYDYQVTFEKEEPQSVPTPLAESGLIDVDRRMVAPQNNVTSPRKGRVVALSHELFAKAETIYDTLNSRQLEYSDKQHTHGIHLSFPEFPYLIIWSKPQADFVALEPWGGLSTCSDEDNVFEHKHGCLIAPPNESISRSFTINVF from the coding sequence ATGGAATTGAGCATTACATCTGGGAAACTTACAGTGGGACTCACAACGAAGGGAGGTACTCTTATCTCTATCAAAGCAGGAGGCCTGGAGTATCTGTGGCAGGGAGATCCGACGGTCTGGAGTGGACAGGCTCCAATCTGCTTCCCTATCTGCGGGTCTCTGAGAAACAATACTGCCACAACTCTTGATGGGGATACCATCAATCTGCCTCGTCACGGTTTTGCGAGAAAACAAGAATTCACACTGATTGATCAGACTAAAGATTCTGCAACCTTTGCACTTGCGACCACGCCCATCCTCAAAGAACAATATCCTTTTGATTTTGAGTTCCGTTCCCACTACCAGATAGCAGATGCAACGCTCACTGTGACCTTTGAGGTTATCAACCACGGTAACAAAGACCTGCCATTTTATATCGGAGGACACCCTGCATTCAGATGCCCCCTTGAAATTGGAAAGAGCTACTACGACTATCAGGTGACGTTTGAGAAGGAAGAACCACAGTCAGTTCCAACACCCCTTGCAGAAAGTGGTCTTATCGATGTAGATCGCCGCATGGTAGCGCCTCAAAACAATGTAACCTCCCCACGCAAAGGACGGGTCGTCGCCCTTTCTCACGAGTTGTTTGCAAAAGCCGAAACTATCTATGACACGCTTAATAGTCGTCAACTCGAATACTCTGATAAACAACATACACACGGAATTCATCTGAGTTTCCCCGAATTCCCCTATCTGATTATCTGGTCTAAACCTCAAGCGGATTTTGTTGCACTTGAACCCTGGGGAGGACTTTCTACCTGCTCAGATGAAGACAATGTATTCGAGCATAAGCATGGTTGCCTTATTGCACCCCCCAACGAGAGTATTTCCCGTAGTTTCACTATTAACGTATTCTAA